The uncultured Methanobrevibacter sp. genomic interval AGTTACATTCACAAAAAAGAAAAAAGGACAATTCCGAGAGAAAAACCGGGAATGAAATTTTTGATAAAATTACTTTAGAGACATTATACAAGTTAGCTAATCAGGGATACATTGATATTTTAAATGGTGCCATAAGTACCGGCAAAGAAGCCAACGTGCTTGCAGGCATTACCGATGATGAAAAATTCGTGGCCGTTAAAATCTATAGGATAGCCACTTCTGATTTTAAAAAAATGGATTATTACCTTAAAGGCGATCCAAGATTTAACGTTAAAACCAAAAATAAAAGAAAAATTATTTATTCCTGGGTTACAAAAGAATTCAAGAACCTAACCAGATTATACTCTGCAGGAGTTAATGTTCCAGAACCGATTACAAGCTCCAACAATGTATTACTCATTGAATTTATTGGTGATGATGAAGGAAATCCTGCCCAACCAGTTAAAAACCAACCTCCACAAAATCCGGAGGAATTCTTCAATAAGTTATTGGTTCAATTAAAATTATTCGTGAACGAAGCAAAACTGGTGCATGGAGACTTGTCCAATTATAATATCCTAAATTTAAATGAAGAGCCTATGATAATTGACGTATCCCAGTCAGTAGTTCTTGACAACCCAATTTCAAAAGAATTGCTTGAACGAGATATAAACACACTCGTTCGTGAATACACAAAACTAGGTGTTAAAACTAATTTTGATGAAATTTGGGAATATGTCAACCCAAAATTTTAAAAGCACCTACTTACAAATAGAATATTAGTAAAAAAAAGATTACATTTTTAATTTTTTAAAAGGAGGCATATGAATGAATAACACTTTTTTTCAATTATTAACAAACCCTGGTTGCTTTTAGATTCAGAAGAACTTAAAATATATTCCATAGTTATTTTTATTTTATGTTTTGTAGGAGGAATTATCCTTTCGATTCTGATGTCTGCAATACATTCAACAAACATATTTTTCACAATATTTTCTTTTACTATAATAAGTGCACTTATGGCAATTTTTACTTATAAAAGAGATTGGTTTGATAGAAAATATGGTTTAGTTTCAAAATATCATATGTTTAACTGACTATGTAAAAGACATTCTAGTTTCATCATATTTTACATCCAACTTATTGCAATCAATATTTTTAATAGCCGTATTATTCTTGTTATTATCCCCAGATTTGTTGGATAAAATATTGCCATTTAATCTTAGAAGCTGGAGAGGTACAATAAAATTATATATACTAATAGCTGTAATTCTCGCAATATTGCGCATTTTTATAATTTAAAAACCAATTGTCAAATTTTAAATAAATATTTTTAATCTAGAAATATATTATAACAATTTTTCTAAGTATTCCTTAAGTTCTGGAAGCTCCACTTTCATAGTTTCCCAAACCAGATGTTCAATAACATTTTCATAATCATGAGCATGAATATTCCGCATTGCTTTTAAACTATTCCAAGCAATATCTGGATGCTGGTCTTTGAACTCATCGGACAATCTACCAATATACTCTCCAATTTGGATAATGTTAAAAGCACATGCTCTTTGGTAATGGTCATTGGCCAAATATTCATTAAAATCATCACCAAAATACTCAATATCTTGCTGTTGCTTCACAGTATTCTATGATTTTCTTAATATGTTTTTCATCTTTAGCGTTCATAGATTATAACCACATCTTTTTTGATTTTGTTTAAAAATTCCTTATTATGACTGCATGATGAAACCAAATCAACATGACATTTGAATTCATCTTCCAAGTCTTGAACAAAAGACATATATTTAATTAAAGAAGTCACATCCCCATCATCCATGATGAAGTCCAAATCACTGTCGTCACTTGCCTCATTTCTAGCATAAGATCCAAAAAGACATAACCTATTAACCCCATGCTTAATGGCAATTGGAATGGTTCTTTTTGTGATTTCTTCAATTGTAAATATCATTAAAAACACCTAATGAAAATTAATCTAATTAATATTTAATTTTAATTTTATATTAAATAAATATTTTTTTATGGAGAAAATTAATTAAACAATTAATCCAAACTTCATTACAGAAAAATGTTATACCGAGACGTGAGTAAAACATCTTTTCTACGGGAATATGTGAGCCCAAAATTTTAAAAGTAACTACATATAAATAGTACATCAGTAAAAAAAAAAAGATTACATTTTTTAATTATTGAAAGTAGGTTTAATAAATGCACAACGATTTTTTTTCAATTATTAACAAGCCATGGTTGCTTTTAGATTCTGAAGAACTTAAAATATATTCAATATATATTTTTATTTTAGGTTTTGTAGGAGGAATTATCCTTTCAATTCTGATATCTGTAATACCCTCAACAAACATATTTTTCACAGTATTTTCTTTGACTGTAATAAGTGCACTTATGGCCATTTTTACCTATAAAAGAGATTGGTTTGATAGAAAATATGGTTTAGTTTCAAAATACCATATCGGAATGAATTACTCTGTAGTGTTTTATATTATTGGCATTCTGAATTTAGGTCTTTCACTGATGTTCTTTTATCCAAATCTCAAAATCTCTGGTCCAAATTCTGCAGTCATAATGTTTTTATCACAGCAAATACCCTTAATTTTCATGTTATTGAGACTTAATGTATTCGATGATGAAAATTGCCGTGTTCAAAAAGAAGATGAAATGGGAAACATCCATTATGAAAATACATTAGGATATCATCCGGTGATGTATTATTTTATTGGATTTCCATTAAGCATACTAATTGGAATCTGTTTAAATGACTATGCCAAAGACATTTTAGTTTCATCATATTTTACATCCAATTTATTGCAATCAATATTTTCAATAGCCATATTATTCGTGTTATTATCCCCGGATTTGTTAGATAAAATATTGCCATTTAATCTTAGAAGCTGGAATGGTACAATTAAATTATATATACTAATAGCCGTAATTCTAGTAATATTACGCATTTTTATAATTTAAAAACCAAATGTTAAATTTTAAATAAAATATTTTTTTATGGAGAAAATTAATTAAACAATTAATTCAAACTTTATTACAGAAAATGTTACAGAAGTGTTAGTAAAACATCTTTTCTACGGGAATATGTGAATCCGAAGTTTTAAATACACCAATAAGAAATCGGAAAAAAATCAACTAACATTAGACATCACCTCAGGAATGCTAATGATGAAGAGATTGCATATGCTGAAAACAGATTTAAAGAATCTTGAACCTCTCCAGCTTGTAGAAGCTGGAGATTCTTAGGCCATACCTACTCATCATTCGCCATAAATGCTTTTTCGAATATTGTCAACAAACTCTTTTTCATCATCCGTTAAATCAACATTTTCCAGATGATCTTTGCCCATACGTTTCATACGGATTATAAATACGAGAATTAAAGTTAATAAAAAGGACAAAACACTTAATAAGGGAGATACGAAAGCCAAGACAATAGATATTAATGAAGTGCAGACCGGCGCCAACAAGATATAGAACAATGTTAATGTGACTCCCCTAACGTATAATTTCAAGTTAGGCAATTCAATTCCATCATTTCGAAGATGGTTTTTTATTTCATCTTTTTTATCGAAATACCCCTTAAAAGTATTCCTAATTAATAATATAAAAATCAGTATGTATAATAAACTGATAATCAGTATTAATAATGAAAAGAATAAGTTTACATTAATATAATTGTAAAAATTAAAGAAAAATCCTGTTGCAAATGGTATTAAACAAACAGAAGCCATTGTAAGCATATTTAATGTTAAAATACCATAGCTTATTTTATTAAAATTAAAAAGAATAACAGTATTTTCCCAAAAATTATATACAAGATAAAAACTTATGAAATATATTAAAATGGAAGGTGCCAGATAATTTATAAAATATTCATCCAAAGCAGCATCTGATGATATTACAGCCACAGTTGGAACCGCAATTTCCAAAACAAGAATTGTCATAGCGATTGCAAAAACACCATCAGTAATGGCAGCATGCCTATCAGTTAACTTATTAAACATATTATTTGTCATCAATTATAAATAATGAATTTATTTTATTTAAGACTATGTAATCTTAAGACATTACTCACTTGAAAAATATATTACAACAACATAGTCTATAAAAAAATATATTAATCATCCAATATAAAAATTAAATTGTCTAAATAAAATTAGGTGAAATTATGAATTTTGATGAACAAAAAGAAAAACTTTCAGTGAAATCGATGAACAAAAAGTAAAGTTAGACAAAAAAAAGCACAAGCTAAAATCAACCATGAAGAAAGAAAATTAAAAATGAAAGAATCCTATGCTGACAAAAAAATTGAAGGACATCTTGAAAAAGCTATTAAAATAATCGATAGAGTTGAAGACGATGCTGATAAAGAGATTAATAAATTATTAGATGCTGTTGACAAGGAAATTGTAGAAAATGATGAAAAACCTATCGAATTCATTTTATTTAAAGCAACAAATAAGTTAGAAGAAATCTTATTGAAATATGAATTAAAAATGCAAAAAACTAAAAATGATTTAATTAAAAATCTTGAAAAAGATATGGAAAGAGTAATGGAATTAGCATCTATTGAAGAAGATCTCACATTTTTAAAAGAGGAAATGGATGAAATTTCAGATATCTTAGATTAAAAAATTGCAATTGAAAAACAAACCCTTAACTTAAAATCTAAAGAATAATTAATTTTAAAGGAAATAATGTTGAAATTTTATTTCAACTATTTCTTTTTTTGTTTTAAACATTAATGACCAAAATCTCTTTTTTTATAGAAATATTCACAAATTTTTAATATTGCTATTGAATCTTTTATTCATAATTGAAATAGCATGAATGCAAACATCTTTTCAATACAGACCTTATTAATTCCAAATTTCATTGACTAACATCAATACAAAGATTTAAAAACAATGAAACTCTAAAATCTAACCACTTTTTCAGAAATCATTAAATAAAATAGATTAAAAAAATATTATTAACTAAAAAAAGGTGATATTATGCCAGAAACAGATTATTTGAAAATACCTCAAAATAGAGTAGGAGCATTGATTGGAAGCAATGGTAATGTTAAAAAATCCATTGAAAAAGCTACCGGAACCATCCTAGACATCGATAGTGATGAAGGCACAGTTTATATCACACCTGGAGAAAACATGGAGGACCCATTAGGAGTATGGAACGCAAACCATATTGTAAAAGCAGTGGCACGTGGATTTAATCCAGAAGTTGCACTTAAATTAGTTAGTGATGACATTTATCTTGAAGTAATTAGCTTACCATTATATATTGGAAAATCAAAAAAAGCCCTTGCAAGACATAAAGGAAGAATTATTGGAAAAGATGGAAAAACACGTGAAATAATTATGGAAATGGCAGAAGTTGACATGGCAGTGTATGGTAAAACCGTTTCATTCATTGGTGAAATGGAAAACATCATGATTGCTAAAGAAGCTGTTGAAATGATTTTAAATGGTTCCAGACACAAATCAGTTTATGGATTCTTAGAACATAAAAAAGAAACATTAAAAATGAAAGAATTCAAAGACTTAGTTGGAATCGAAGACGATAAAATCGAATTTAAAGA includes:
- a CDS encoding nucleotidyltransferase family protein — encoded protein: MIFTIEEITKRTIPIAIKHGVNRLCLFGSYARNEASDDSDLDFIMDDGDVTSLIKYMSFVQDLEDEFKCHVDLVSSCSHNKEFLNKIKKDVVIIYER
- a CDS encoding KH domain-containing protein — protein: MPETDYLKIPQNRVGALIGSNGNVKKSIEKATGTILDIDSDEGTVYITPGENMEDPLGVWNANHIVKAVARGFNPEVALKLVSDDIYLEVISLPLYIGKSKKALARHKGRIIGKDGKTREIIMEMAEVDMAVYGKTVSFIGEMENIMIAKEAVEMILNGSRHKSVYGFLEHKKETLKMKEFKDLVGIEDDKIEFKDGIEFDEKDF
- a CDS encoding serine protein kinase RIO → MDPKVAKADAKHEKLHSQKRKKDNSERKTGNEIFDKITLETLYKLANQGYIDILNGAISTGKEANVLAGITDDEKFVAVKIYRIATSDFKKMDYYLKGDPRFNVKTKNKRKIIYSWVTKEFKNLTRLYSAGVNVPEPITSSNNVLLIEFIGDDEGNPAQPVKNQPPQNPEEFFNKLLVQLKLFVNEAKLVHGDLSNYNILNLNEEPMIIDVSQSVVLDNPISKELLERDINTLVREYTKLGVKTNFDEIWEYVNPKF
- a CDS encoding TMEM175 family protein; this translates as MFNKLTDRHAAITDGVFAIAMTILVLEIAVPTVAVISSDAALDEYFINYLAPSILIYFISFYLVYNFWENTVILFNFNKISYGILTLNMLTMASVCLIPFATGFFFNFYNYINVNLFFSLLILIISLLYILIFILLIRNTFKGYFDKKDEIKNHLRNDGIELPNLKLYVRGVTLTLFYILLAPVCTSLISIVLAFVSPLLSVLSFLLTLILVFIIRMKRMGKDHLENVDLTDDEKEFVDNIRKSIYGE
- a CDS encoding DUF86 domain-containing protein; this translates as MKQQQDIEYFGDDFNEYLANDHYQRACAFNIIQIGEYIGRLSDEFKDQHPDIAWNSLKAMRNIHAHDYENVIEHLVWETMKVELPELKEYLEKLL